Proteins encoded in a region of the Mucilaginibacter sabulilitoris genome:
- a CDS encoding transmembrane 220 family protein, with amino-acid sequence MKIFNIVFVVLFIIFAALQYNDPDPYIWVPIYLYSAFFCYMAARKKFYPVGYAIGIFIYLAYAVYKIFDRNGLIDWFEYHHAESLVESMKAEKPWIEEVREFFGLLICVAVLAINWIYSLRLKKRVTY; translated from the coding sequence ATGAAGATATTTAACATCGTTTTTGTTGTTCTGTTTATTATTTTCGCGGCGTTACAATACAACGATCCTGACCCTTACATTTGGGTACCCATATATTTATACAGCGCTTTTTTTTGCTACATGGCGGCACGCAAAAAGTTTTATCCGGTGGGTTATGCCATTGGCATATTTATTTATTTGGCCTATGCTGTATATAAAATTTTTGACCGCAACGGATTAATCGATTGGTTTGAATATCACCATGCCGAAAGCCTTGTAGAAAGCATGAAGGCCGAAAAGCCCTGGATTGAAGAAGTGCGCGAGTTTTTTGGTTTGCTGATATGCGTAGCAGTACTGGCTATTAATTGGATATATAGCCTTAGGCTTAAAAAGCGGGTAACGTATTAA
- a CDS encoding bestrophin family protein yields the protein MLLKENIPATYVFGKIKKELIMVAIYSSVIYFIHQYYNFKEVSIPLTVPTILGTIISLLLAFRSNQAYDRWWEARILWGAIVNDCRTFTRQILTFVEDGEEKRALKERMVNRQIAWCYSLSRHLRRQNGKQNLEAYLSNDDIANIERMDNAPVALNELQGHDLRTLYKLGWINEYQQVAMDNTLTGFINSMGGCERIKNTVFPATYSVYIHWLVLFFVLLLPFSLIEFFGILQVPLVIAISSAFFLIEKMAIHLQDPFENMPTDTPTTAISRKIEQDLKQMLKDELPGVNDAVPAKQPVGAAVFYIL from the coding sequence ATGCTACTAAAAGAAAACATACCGGCTACCTATGTATTTGGCAAAATAAAAAAAGAGCTGATCATGGTGGCCATTTATTCATCGGTTATTTACTTTATACATCAGTATTATAACTTTAAGGAGGTATCTATCCCGTTAACGGTACCTACCATATTAGGCACTATTATTTCGCTGTTGCTGGCTTTCCGGTCAAACCAGGCGTATGACCGTTGGTGGGAAGCCCGTATTTTATGGGGCGCCATTGTGAACGACTGCCGTACATTCACCCGGCAGATATTAACCTTCGTTGAAGATGGAGAAGAGAAACGTGCACTTAAAGAACGCATGGTTAACCGGCAAATAGCCTGGTGTTACAGCCTTAGCCGCCATTTGCGCCGGCAAAATGGCAAACAAAACCTGGAGGCTTATTTAAGCAATGATGATATTGCAAATATTGAAAGGATGGATAACGCACCCGTAGCGCTAAACGAACTGCAGGGCCATGATCTGCGTACTTTATACAAACTGGGCTGGATAAACGAATACCAGCAGGTAGCTATGGATAATACCCTAACCGGTTTTATTAATTCCATGGGCGGTTGTGAGCGGATCAAGAACACCGTGTTTCCGGCTACATACAGCGTTTACATACACTGGCTGGTGTTGTTCTTTGTACTGCTGCTGCCTTTTAGTTTGATTGAGTTTTTTGGTATACTGCAGGTGCCGTTGGTAATTGCTATCTCATCGGCATTTTTCCTGATCGAAAAGATGGCTATCCACTTGCAGGATCCGTTTGAGAACATGCCTACCGATACGCCAACAACGGCCATTAGCCGTAAAATTGAGCAGGATCTGAAGCAAATGCTGAAAGATGAGCTGCCAGGGGTAAATGATGCTGTACCTGCTAAACAGCCCGTTGGTGCGGCCGTGTTCTATATTTTGTAA
- a CDS encoding HAMP domain-containing sensor histidine kinase, whose product MKIQSKITLLFLLLSGAILLLLNITIFYLVYKFGFDDFFKRLEARVNISAEVNVFPSSKSRAYQEVRNKYLEKLEAEKAYIFDIDTINRVHIPGHIDVKSDFIGRILRDGNARHKVENTFYAGKVFAKNDKKYIVIVSAADPSGFDELKILQRTLIYGFLVAMVLVYFVGKIFSFYTFQPIRRIISNVKSITANNLHFRLDELSGKDEVTELSYTFNDMLDRLETAFETQNNFVSNASHELRTPLTVISSEAELALNKLDVTPQQREIFKTIYAESEKLNQILSSLLSLAQSGFDGEKQRWESIRIDELVIIASESVKKIKPNSNIQIDFANMPADERLLYVKGNNNLLRLAITNIISNACKYSDNLMVKVSIKVENNKVIISVVDQGIGIPQTELQHIFEPFFRASNTHDYEGHGVGLPLTLNIIRLHKGTIGIRSEVGSGTEIKVFLPVEV is encoded by the coding sequence ATGAAGATACAAAGTAAAATAACCCTGCTGTTCCTGCTGCTCTCGGGCGCTATATTGTTGCTGCTTAATATTACCATTTTTTATTTGGTGTATAAGTTTGGTTTTGATGACTTTTTCAAGCGGCTGGAAGCCCGTGTAAATATATCGGCCGAGGTAAATGTTTTTCCCAGTTCCAAGAGCAGGGCATACCAGGAAGTAAGGAACAAATACCTGGAAAAGCTGGAGGCTGAAAAAGCCTATATTTTCGATATCGATACCATAAACAGGGTTCACATACCCGGACATATTGATGTAAAGAGTGATTTTATTGGGCGGATATTAAGAGACGGCAACGCGCGTCATAAGGTCGAAAATACCTTTTACGCGGGTAAGGTATTTGCAAAAAACGATAAAAAGTACATCGTGATAGTTTCGGCAGCAGACCCATCGGGTTTCGATGAGTTGAAAATTCTGCAGCGTACATTGATATATGGGTTTCTAGTTGCTATGGTGTTGGTTTATTTTGTCGGGAAGATATTTTCATTTTACACCTTTCAGCCTATACGGCGCATCATTAGCAATGTTAAAAGCATTACCGCCAACAATCTGCATTTCCGGCTTGATGAGTTAAGTGGCAAAGATGAGGTAACCGAACTGTCATACACCTTTAACGACATGCTCGACCGGTTGGAGACTGCCTTCGAAACCCAAAATAACTTTGTAAGTAATGCCTCACATGAGCTGCGCACACCATTAACGGTTATCAGCTCCGAAGCCGAACTGGCGTTAAATAAGTTGGATGTCACCCCGCAGCAGCGCGAAATATTTAAAACCATTTATGCCGAATCGGAAAAACTGAACCAGATATTGAGTAGCCTGTTGTCGCTTGCTCAATCTGGGTTTGATGGTGAAAAACAGCGCTGGGAAAGTATCAGGATTGATGAGCTTGTAATAATAGCTTCCGAATCTGTTAAAAAGATAAAGCCCAACAGTAATATACAGATAGACTTTGCAAATATGCCCGCCGACGAACGCCTGCTTTATGTAAAGGGGAACAATAACTTATTGCGGCTGGCCATTACCAATATCATCAGCAATGCCTGTAAATACTCAGATAACCTTATGGTGAAGGTAAGCATCAAGGTTGAAAATAATAAAGTGATCATTTCTGTTGTCGACCAGGGCATTGGCATACCCCAAACCGAATTACAGCACATATTTGAGCCGTTTTTCAGGGCTTCCAATACGCACGACTATGAGGGCCATGGCGTTGGCCTACCTTTAACTTTAAATATTATACGGTTGCATAAAGGCACCATCGGTATCCGCTCAGAAGTGGGCAGCGGTACAGAGATCAAGGTTTTTTTGCCGGTTGAAGTGTAA
- a CDS encoding response regulator transcription factor → MGILLVEDEPNVVSVIKRGLTEYGFEISVAGNGATGLQMALDNDFDLVILDVMLPVMDGIQVCKLIRQQKKAMPIIMLTALDSTENIVSGLDSGADDYLVKPFKIAELAARLRTLLRRNSTDVQVKNNVYTISDLELNAESKIAYRNKEPLKLTATEFRLLEYFVKNQKKVLSRIQILESVWDIDFNMGTNVVDVYINYLRKKLEKNGGSKIIHTVFGMGYIMKEGELDEDTK, encoded by the coding sequence ATGGGTATATTATTGGTTGAGGATGAACCCAATGTTGTATCGGTAATAAAACGAGGACTCACGGAGTACGGTTTTGAAATAAGCGTAGCCGGTAACGGCGCTACAGGCTTACAAATGGCGCTCGATAACGATTTTGACCTGGTGATACTGGATGTTATGCTGCCCGTAATGGACGGCATACAGGTATGTAAGCTCATCAGGCAGCAAAAGAAAGCCATGCCCATTATTATGCTTACCGCGCTTGATTCTACAGAAAATATTGTGAGCGGTTTAGATAGCGGGGCCGACGACTACCTGGTTAAGCCCTTTAAAATTGCCGAACTGGCTGCCCGCCTGCGCACGCTGTTGCGCCGTAATAGTACCGATGTTCAGGTTAAAAATAACGTATACACCATTAGTGACCTGGAGCTTAACGCCGAATCAAAAATAGCTTACCGGAATAAAGAACCCTTAAAGCTTACTGCCACAGAGTTCAGGCTGCTGGAGTATTTTGTTAAAAACCAGAAGAAGGTACTGTCGCGCATTCAGATACTGGAAAGCGTATGGGATATTGATTTTAACATGGGCACCAACGTGGTTGATGTGTACATAAATTATCTGCGCAAAAAGCTCGAGAAAAATGGTGGCTCAAAAATTATACACACCGTTTTTGGTATGGGCTATATCATGAAAGAGGGAGAGCTCGATGAAGATACAAAGTAA
- a CDS encoding YdcF family protein yields MFFILSKVLAFLLYPLSYVFVILLIAVFSKNAKTKRRCLLYGVGLLYIFSNSFLQDQFAKAWDVPAAKLVNGKVYSTAIVLGGFASYDGKGNGMFSDAADRFIQGVLLQKTGRAKHIVITGGNGNLNPDSFREGSWAKIQLKNMQVPDSCILIENNSRNTLENATLTKALLKKQGLQGPYLLVTSAFHMRRSLGIFKKAGMDVIPYSCAYIAGTKDPSFWDITPNAGALAKWNTYIKEVIGVTVNMILGRG; encoded by the coding sequence ATGTTTTTTATCCTTTCAAAGGTATTGGCGTTTTTGCTTTATCCGCTGTCATACGTGTTTGTTATATTGCTGATAGCCGTATTTTCAAAGAATGCTAAAACAAAACGCAGGTGTTTACTTTACGGCGTGGGCCTGCTGTATATTTTCTCTAATTCATTTCTGCAAGATCAGTTTGCAAAAGCCTGGGATGTTCCTGCCGCGAAACTTGTAAACGGTAAAGTGTACAGTACCGCTATTGTATTAGGAGGCTTTGCATCATACGACGGTAAAGGGAACGGCATGTTTAGCGATGCTGCCGACAGGTTTATACAGGGTGTGCTTTTACAAAAGACGGGTAGGGCGAAGCATATCGTGATAACCGGCGGTAATGGAAATTTAAACCCGGACAGCTTCAGGGAAGGCAGCTGGGCCAAAATTCAGCTAAAGAATATGCAGGTACCCGATAGCTGTATATTGATAGAGAACAATTCGCGCAATACGCTTGAAAACGCCACGTTAACCAAAGCCCTATTGAAAAAACAAGGTTTGCAAGGCCCGTATTTGCTGGTAACATCGGCTTTTCACATGCGGCGCTCATTAGGGATATTTAAAAAGGCTGGTATGGATGTAATACCTTATTCTTGTGCCTATATCGCCGGAACTAAAGATCCGTCATTTTGGGACATAACACCCAATGCCGGCGCGCTGGCCAAATGGAACACCTATATTAAAGAAGTGATTGGCGTAACGGTTAATATGATTTTAGGACGGGGTTAA
- a CDS encoding YtxH domain-containing protein, whose amino-acid sequence MGLLKFLVVGAAVAYGINYITKKGPDGKSIIDDLAENGPEWMDRAKKYGELTLEQIAVRAQNFRDNNGF is encoded by the coding sequence ATGGGCTTATTGAAATTCCTTGTCGTGGGTGCAGCAGTTGCTTACGGCATAAACTACATCACTAAAAAGGGTCCAGACGGTAAGTCGATCATTGACGACCTTGCCGAAAACGGACCTGAGTGGATGGATCGTGCAAAAAAATACGGCGAGCTTACTTTAGAGCAAATAGCTGTGCGTGCACAAAATTTCAGGGATAATAACGGGTTTTAA
- a CDS encoding arylesterase: MYNILFFGDSLTAGYGLKNVKTESLPALVQQKIDAEKLPYHVINGGLSGDNTAGGLLRLDYWTNRPIHIFVLELGVNDIIRGISPQTTFKNLQAIIDKVKLKFPNVKLALMGMEIPAFIPGLFAAEFRAIFRKLADANQMAFVPFYLKDVAGRPHLNLPDMLHPSAEGYRIMADNVWPVLLPLL, encoded by the coding sequence ATGTATAATATTCTTTTTTTTGGCGATAGTCTCACGGCAGGCTATGGCCTTAAAAATGTTAAAACAGAATCACTCCCTGCCCTGGTACAGCAAAAAATAGACGCAGAAAAATTGCCTTATCATGTAATTAATGGCGGACTTAGCGGAGATAACACGGCAGGGGGCCTTCTTCGTTTAGATTACTGGACCAACAGGCCTATCCACATATTTGTACTGGAGCTGGGCGTAAATGATATTATCAGAGGTATATCGCCACAAACCACCTTTAAAAACCTGCAGGCCATAATTGATAAAGTAAAACTTAAGTTTCCGAATGTAAAGCTTGCCCTGATGGGCATGGAGATCCCTGCTTTTATCCCTGGCCTTTTCGCTGCGGAATTTAGGGCGATATTCCGCAAGCTGGCCGATGCTAATCAAATGGCATTTGTTCCTTTTTACCTTAAAGACGTAGCCGGACGCCCCCACTTGAACCTGCCCGACATGCTGCATCCCTCTGCCGAAGGCTACCGCATTATGGCCGATAATGTTTGGCCGGTATTGCTACCATTATTATAA
- a CDS encoding alpha-L-rhamnosidase, protein MRQSLCKPALYIVLLFNSFFFIQTVCAVVPGKATSLTCEHLLNPIGIDARHPRLAWQMTDEQRGAAQTAYQLFVGTDSAAVSTGRGDSWLTPKVVSAANLVSYNGKALRPFTKYYWRAQLWDQAGKKLSSSAIASFETGMMDMRNWKGSWISDNKGIAINPAPYFRRTFKVAKQIRSARAYIAVAGLYEMYINGQKIGNHRLDPMYTRFDRRTLYVAYDVTAQLKNGKNAIGVLLGNGWYNHQSTAVWFFHQAPWRGRPSFCMDLRITYTDGSEETITSDTQWKTSLSPVVFNSIYTAEHYDARREQPGWNTPNFIDTAWKHVINRSAPSQNIVAQNLAPIRNVEEIPTKSITKVDNNLWVFDIGRNISGVSQITVKGDSGTVIRLKHAERLNKNGHVDQSNIDLHYRPTDDKDPFQTDIFILSGKGEETFMPKFNYKGFQYIEVSSSKPVELTKESLKAYFMHSDVAPIGTVTSSNKTINQIWSATNNSYLSNLFGYPTDCPQREKNGWTGDAHIANETGLYNFDAITIYEKWLADHRDEQQPNGVLPSIIPTGGWGYEWGNGPDWTSTIAIIPWNIYLFYGDSKLLADSYTNIEKYVNHIDELYPTGLTSWGLGDWVPVKSVSPVELTSSVYYYTDASILAKAAKILGKQADFVKYSALANKIKNAINAKYLNTETGVYGKGLQTELSVPLYWDIVPQNLKSKVAANLAQRVTADNYHLDVGILGAKAILGALSNNGYPDVAYKIASQETYPSWGWWMVNGATTLYENWKIDAKSDISLNHIMFGEIGAWLYKGIAGIYPDQDHPGFKNVILKPNFVAGLNEFTATHDGPYGKIISSWQRNANGVTYKVTVPANSMATITFPYGKVYQANKPLTNTQQYKVAAGSYVFDIK, encoded by the coding sequence ATGAGACAATCCCTGTGTAAGCCCGCGCTTTACATCGTGCTATTATTTAACAGCTTTTTCTTTATTCAAACTGTGTGTGCTGTCGTACCCGGCAAGGCAACCAGCTTAACCTGCGAACACCTGCTTAACCCCATTGGCATTGACGCTCGGCACCCGCGTTTAGCGTGGCAAATGACCGACGAACAACGGGGCGCAGCCCAAACCGCTTACCAGCTTTTTGTAGGCACCGATTCTGCAGCGGTAAGCACAGGCAGGGGCGATAGCTGGTTAACGCCTAAGGTGGTATCGGCGGCAAACCTGGTGAGTTATAATGGCAAAGCATTGCGGCCTTTTACCAAATACTACTGGCGCGCGCAGCTTTGGGATCAGGCGGGCAAAAAGCTAAGTTCATCGGCTATTGCCAGTTTTGAAACCGGTATGATGGATATGCGCAACTGGAAAGGCTCATGGATAAGCGATAATAAAGGCATTGCGATAAACCCGGCGCCATATTTCCGCCGTACATTTAAAGTGGCAAAGCAAATACGCTCTGCAAGGGCTTACATAGCGGTGGCCGGTTTATATGAAATGTATATAAATGGACAAAAAATTGGCAATCATCGCCTCGATCCGATGTATACCCGTTTTGACAGGCGTACCTTATACGTAGCCTATGATGTTACTGCACAATTGAAAAATGGCAAAAATGCTATTGGCGTGTTGTTAGGCAACGGCTGGTACAACCACCAGAGTACAGCGGTATGGTTTTTTCACCAGGCTCCGTGGCGGGGCCGCCCATCATTTTGCATGGACCTGCGCATTACTTATACCGATGGATCCGAAGAAACTATAACATCAGACACGCAATGGAAAACTTCGCTTAGTCCGGTTGTTTTCAATAGCATTTATACAGCCGAACATTATGACGCCCGCCGCGAACAACCTGGATGGAACACCCCCAATTTTATTGATACCGCCTGGAAACATGTTATTAACCGCTCGGCGCCATCGCAAAATATTGTAGCGCAAAATCTGGCGCCTATTCGTAACGTTGAAGAAATACCAACCAAAAGCATTACTAAAGTTGATAATAACCTGTGGGTGTTTGACATTGGTCGCAATATTTCGGGCGTAAGCCAGATTACCGTAAAAGGCGATTCTGGAACAGTGATCCGCCTGAAACACGCTGAAAGGCTGAACAAAAATGGCCATGTAGATCAATCCAATATCGATTTGCACTATCGCCCTACCGATGATAAAGACCCGTTTCAGACAGATATATTTATCCTGAGTGGCAAAGGCGAGGAAACCTTTATGCCAAAATTTAACTACAAAGGATTTCAGTATATCGAAGTAAGCAGCAGCAAACCTGTGGAGCTGACCAAGGAAAGTCTGAAAGCTTATTTTATGCACAGCGATGTAGCACCAATTGGTACGGTCACATCATCAAACAAAACCATTAACCAAATCTGGAGTGCTACCAATAATTCATACCTGAGCAACCTGTTTGGGTACCCTACCGATTGCCCTCAGCGCGAAAAAAACGGATGGACCGGCGATGCCCATATTGCCAATGAAACTGGTCTTTATAACTTTGATGCCATAACTATTTATGAAAAATGGCTGGCCGATCACCGCGACGAGCAGCAGCCCAACGGCGTGCTGCCTTCCATTATCCCAACCGGCGGCTGGGGTTATGAATGGGGCAATGGGCCCGACTGGACCAGTACCATCGCCATTATTCCATGGAACATTTACCTGTTCTACGGCGATAGTAAGTTATTGGCAGATAGCTACACCAATATTGAAAAATACGTAAACCATATTGATGAACTTTACCCGACCGGCTTAACCAGTTGGGGATTGGGCGATTGGGTGCCGGTAAAATCTGTTTCACCGGTTGAGCTTACTTCTTCGGTTTATTATTATACCGATGCCAGCATATTGGCTAAAGCGGCTAAAATATTGGGCAAACAGGCCGATTTTGTAAAATACTCGGCCCTCGCCAATAAGATAAAGAATGCCATTAACGCCAAATACCTCAATACCGAAACCGGTGTATATGGCAAAGGCCTACAAACAGAATTGAGTGTACCGCTTTACTGGGATATAGTGCCTCAAAACCTGAAAAGTAAAGTTGCCGCCAACCTTGCCCAGCGTGTAACTGCTGATAATTATCACCTTGACGTAGGGATACTGGGAGCAAAAGCCATTTTGGGCGCGCTGAGCAATAATGGGTACCCGGATGTGGCTTATAAAATAGCTTCGCAGGAAACTTATCCGTCATGGGGCTGGTGGATGGTGAACGGCGCTACTACCCTGTATGAAAACTGGAAAATAGATGCCAAAAGCGATATATCCCTTAACCACATTATGTTTGGCGAAATAGGCGCCTGGCTGTACAAAGGCATAGCCGGTATTTACCCCGATCAGGATCATCCGGGTTTTAAAAACGTTATACTGAAGCCGAATTTTGTGGCAGGCCTTAATGAATTTACCGCTACACATGATGGGCCTTACGGCAAAATCATCTCATCATGGCAACGCAATGCAAATGGTGTTACCTATAAAGTTACCGTGCCGGCCAACTCAATGGCTACTATAACCTTTCCGTACGGAAAAGTTTACCAGGCAAATAAACCTTTAACCAACACACAACAGTATAAAGTAGCTGCGGGCAGTTATGTGTTCGATATTAAATAA